From Acidobacteriota bacterium, the proteins below share one genomic window:
- a CDS encoding ribose-phosphate pyrophosphokinase, which translates to MKIFSGSAHPELTREIAEFLGLPVGQAKLRRFPDTEVSFQIDENIRGTDVFVVQPTSPPVDEHIMELLVMIDAFRRSSAARITAVIPYYGYARQDRKDKPRVPISAKLVANILGAAGTNRVLTMDLHKAQIQGFFDIPVDHLFAAPVIIDHLSRQAFPNLTIVSPDAGGAERARAYGKRLGADLAIIDKRRSPDDGHAEVMNVVGDVKGRTCIIQDDIVDTAGTMQNAAQALIANGAERVWACAVHGLFSGPAIQRIEQSAIEKFVVTNTIPIADGTAKCDKIVTLSVARLLGQAIRSIHEETSVSSLFV; encoded by the coding sequence ATGAAAATCTTTTCGGGCAGTGCGCATCCCGAACTCACTCGGGAAATTGCGGAGTTTCTTGGCCTTCCGGTTGGCCAGGCCAAGCTCCGGCGATTCCCGGACACGGAAGTGTCGTTCCAGATCGACGAGAACATCCGCGGCACGGATGTCTTCGTGGTGCAGCCGACGTCGCCACCGGTTGACGAGCACATCATGGAACTGCTCGTCATGATCGACGCGTTCCGCCGCTCGTCGGCGGCCCGCATTACGGCGGTGATTCCGTACTACGGCTACGCGCGGCAGGACCGCAAGGACAAGCCGCGGGTGCCGATCTCGGCGAAACTGGTCGCGAACATCCTGGGCGCTGCCGGGACGAATCGCGTGCTGACGATGGATCTGCACAAGGCGCAGATTCAGGGGTTCTTTGACATCCCGGTGGATCACCTGTTCGCCGCTCCGGTGATCATCGACCACCTGTCGCGCCAGGCGTTTCCGAACCTGACGATCGTGTCCCCGGATGCGGGCGGAGCCGAACGGGCGCGGGCGTATGGCAAGCGCCTGGGTGCGGACCTGGCGATTATCGACAAACGCCGGTCGCCTGATGACGGGCATGCGGAGGTGATGAACGTGGTCGGCGATGTGAAGGGCCGGACGTGCATCATCCAGGACGACATCGTGGATACGGCCGGTACAATGCAGAACGCGGCGCAGGCGCTGATCGCCAACGGCGCGGAGCGGGTGTGGGCGTGCGCGGTGCATGGGTTGTTTTCGGGCCCCGCGATACAGCGGATCGAACAGTCGGCGATTGAGAAGTTCGTCGTCACCAACACGATCCCGATCGCGGACGGCACGGCGAAGTGCGACAAGATCGTGACGCTGTCGGTGGCGCGGCTGCTCGGCCAGGCCATCCGCAGCATTCACGAGGAGACGTCGGTGTCATCGTTGTTTGTGTAG
- the ispE gene encoding 4-(cytidine 5'-diphospho)-2-C-methyl-D-erythritol kinase, producing the protein MGASTRLRVRAHAKINLTLHVRRTRDDGYHELETVFQSLALHDVLTCWLRPGPFSIRCDDPDVPTDEHNLIWRAAQRLWERLGRQGSVRGVEIVLGKQIPMRAGLGGGSADAAAALTALSRVWAAERRVDLAAAAAQIGADVPYFLMGGTALGLSRGDDLYPLPDLPPYHVVLGLPAFGVSTVDAYGWFDRDGAGASRTRVAGVAGIPAWPGRRLIVANDLEAPVVARHPEIGTLRDTLVRGGARAAAMTGSGSAVFGLFETEARAQAAAHRVAAAGFVALLTKTIGRNSLRRSKQN; encoded by the coding sequence ATGGGCGCATCCACGCGTCTTCGTGTTCGCGCGCATGCCAAGATCAATCTGACGTTGCACGTGCGTCGCACGCGCGATGACGGCTACCACGAACTGGAGACGGTCTTTCAATCGCTGGCCTTACACGACGTCCTGACGTGTTGGCTGCGCCCGGGACCGTTCAGCATTCGCTGCGATGATCCCGACGTCCCCACTGACGAGCACAACCTGATTTGGCGCGCCGCGCAGCGGCTCTGGGAGAGACTCGGGCGCCAGGGATCGGTTCGGGGCGTCGAGATCGTGCTCGGCAAGCAGATCCCGATGCGGGCCGGCCTTGGAGGAGGGAGCGCCGACGCGGCAGCGGCGCTGACCGCACTCTCCCGTGTGTGGGCGGCGGAGAGGCGTGTCGATCTGGCAGCAGCGGCGGCCCAGATTGGCGCAGACGTGCCGTACTTCCTGATGGGCGGAACCGCCCTGGGCCTGTCGCGTGGTGACGACCTCTATCCGTTGCCGGACCTGCCGCCGTACCACGTTGTGCTTGGACTCCCCGCATTTGGAGTGTCGACCGTCGACGCGTACGGGTGGTTTGATCGAGATGGCGCCGGTGCGAGCCGGACTCGTGTCGCGGGTGTGGCTGGGATTCCCGCCTGGCCAGGCCGCCGGCTCATCGTCGCCAACGATTTGGAAGCCCCGGTCGTCGCCCGCCATCCCGAAATCGGTACCCTCCGCGACACGCTGGTCAGGGGCGGCGCCCGCGCAGCCGCGATGACCGGCAGCGGATCGGCGGTTTTCGGTCTGTTTGAGACCGAAGCCCGCGCCCAGGCGGCCGCCCATCGCGTGGCCGCCGCCGGCTTCGTGGCGCTACTGACAAAGACGATTGGCCGGAATTCACTGAGGCGGAGCAAGCAGAACTGA
- a CDS encoding 50S ribosomal protein L25 produces MEARLEAVKRESFGKNEARRLRVTGRIPAVLYGGVSADGKRQTTSIAVDPKVLSGILHSDSGVNTLIGLKVGDEDVRVLVREYQLDPVTHKLLHADFYRLAMDKLLTVTVPVICKGEPKGVKQQGGLLDIVHRDVEVVCLPADIPEHIEIDVTELMLGQAIRLKDVATHPKWTPVSDPDIMLVHVVAPRLVVEPTPTDAAVAAATPAAPAEPEVIKKGKVEKEEKE; encoded by the coding sequence ATGGAAGCCAGACTGGAAGCAGTAAAGCGAGAGTCGTTCGGCAAGAATGAGGCGCGTCGCCTGCGGGTCACCGGCCGCATCCCGGCTGTGCTGTACGGCGGTGTGTCGGCGGACGGGAAGCGTCAGACCACCTCGATCGCGGTGGACCCGAAGGTGCTGTCCGGCATTCTGCACTCCGATTCGGGCGTGAACACCTTGATTGGGCTCAAGGTCGGCGACGAGGACGTGCGGGTGCTCGTCAGGGAGTACCAGCTCGATCCGGTCACCCACAAGCTGTTGCATGCGGATTTCTACCGCCTTGCGATGGACAAGCTCCTGACCGTCACCGTGCCCGTGATCTGCAAGGGCGAGCCGAAGGGCGTCAAGCAGCAGGGCGGCCTGCTCGACATCGTGCACCGCGACGTCGAGGTCGTGTGCCTGCCGGCCGACATTCCCGAGCACATTGAGATTGATGTGACCGAGTTGATGCTCGGCCAGGCCATTCGTCTGAAGGACGTGGCGACCCATCCGAAGTGGACACCGGTGAGCGATCCCGACATCATGCTCGTTCACGTGGTCGCGCCGCGCCTGGTTGTCGAGCCGACCCCGACTGACGCGGCGGTTGCGGCCGCGACGCCGGCGGCTCCGGCCGAGCCCGAGGTCATCAAGAAGGGCAAGGTCGAGAAGGAAGAGAAGGAGTAG
- the pth gene encoding aminoacyl-tRNA hydrolase translates to MKLIVGLGNPGRSYHGTRHNVGFAVADELARRQEVAFEHGRANALAARVGTGAATLLFVKPLTMMNLSGEAVGGLAHFYKIDPSDIIAVADDVNLPLGRLRLRGSGSAGGHNGFRSIIACLGSDMFPRLRVGVGRGDPRRDLADHVLARFDPDEAEEVERAIARAADAVETFLAEGIEAAMNRFNRAEDSAP, encoded by the coding sequence GTGAAGCTGATCGTCGGTCTTGGCAATCCGGGGCGAAGCTACCACGGGACACGGCACAACGTCGGGTTCGCCGTCGCCGACGAATTGGCGCGCCGGCAGGAGGTGGCCTTCGAGCATGGCCGCGCCAACGCGCTGGCGGCCCGCGTCGGGACGGGCGCCGCGACGCTGCTCTTCGTCAAGCCGCTCACGATGATGAACCTGAGCGGCGAGGCGGTGGGCGGGCTGGCGCACTTCTACAAGATCGACCCGTCGGACATCATCGCGGTGGCCGACGACGTCAATCTGCCGCTGGGGCGATTGCGCCTGCGCGGCAGTGGATCGGCGGGCGGACACAACGGGTTCCGCTCGATCATCGCGTGCCTGGGTTCGGACATGTTCCCACGGCTGCGCGTGGGTGTGGGGCGCGGCGATCCGCGCCGGGATCTGGCGGACCATGTGCTCGCGCGGTTCGATCCGGATGAGGCAGAAGAAGTCGAGCGAGCGATTGCCCGGGCTGCCGACGCGGTGGAAACGTTCCTCGCGGAGGGCATCGAGGCGGCCATGAACCGGTTCAACCGGGCGGAAGACTCCGCCCCCTAA
- a CDS encoding type II toxin-antitoxin system HicB family antitoxin translates to MKNELNMIYWKAGRFWLGKLKEHPEIMTQGKTLNELEENIRDAYRMMVMDDVPYASGG, encoded by the coding sequence ATGAAGAACGAGCTGAACATGATCTACTGGAAGGCGGGGAGGTTCTGGCTGGGGAAACTCAAAGAGCACCCGGAGATCATGACCCAGGGCAAGACGCTGAACGAACTCGAAGAGAACATCCGTGATGCGTACAGGATGATGGTGATGGATGACGTGCCGTATGCCAGCGGTGGCTAG
- a CDS encoding tetratricopeptide repeat protein: protein MIHLIVSVALGAVQPAAFAERFDLLQQASQPAKQAPAKSASAGAAKADDAIADAYYQFMTGRRLASDGENEAAIKALRRAMALDPTSSQIASELAELYARQGQTKEAVELADAALKLDSDNRDAHRLLGMLYADLAEHGSAGGAGTADASAWQHAVDHLEQALGDTQTDMTVGIRLTLGRMYLQHQNYDKAIGTLKQLLADNPWLPQGVALLAETYTTAGKQSEAIALLKDAVEEEPSFYGVLGDAYDKQQRFAEAASAYEKASDENPRDADLKIKWAAALLNRSETAGAERARDLLLDVTKTNPNASWPLYLLARAQRLLQDLDGAEATARRIMAINPSSTSGAHALAQVFESRRQYTKIVETLEPVASTPQKGREADGVLLLTHLGFAYLELGRGQEAAGAFERAIQINPGDGALKTYYAQALVLAKQYDRAITLLHELRTGRSDDLRLARLEADALRGQGKFDAGVAVLRPLADATGAGPTGAQALSEFYASDHRYADAAALLKTVQAKFPKDLNIQFQYGVMLERLKKYEEAERIFRQVIAADANHAPALNYLGYTLLERGQRVPEALDFIKRAVTLDPYNGSYLDSLGWAHFKLHQLDLAEASLRTAAEQLVRDSVVQDHFGDVLAAKGRFAEAVAAWRRSLSGDGEVIDRAKVERKIRDAQPKVGKE, encoded by the coding sequence GTGATTCATCTGATTGTGAGCGTAGCACTTGGCGCGGTCCAGCCGGCGGCATTTGCCGAACGGTTCGACCTCCTCCAGCAGGCATCCCAGCCCGCGAAACAGGCGCCGGCGAAGTCGGCATCTGCAGGCGCGGCGAAAGCCGATGATGCGATCGCCGACGCGTACTACCAGTTCATGACGGGACGCCGCCTCGCATCGGATGGCGAAAACGAAGCGGCGATCAAGGCCTTGCGCCGCGCGATGGCGTTGGATCCGACCTCCTCGCAGATTGCGTCCGAGTTGGCGGAGCTCTACGCCAGGCAGGGGCAGACGAAGGAGGCCGTTGAACTGGCCGATGCGGCCTTGAAGCTCGATAGCGACAACCGGGACGCGCATCGATTGCTCGGCATGCTCTACGCCGATCTGGCGGAGCATGGCTCGGCCGGTGGCGCCGGCACGGCGGACGCGTCGGCCTGGCAACACGCCGTCGACCATCTCGAGCAGGCGCTTGGCGACACCCAGACGGACATGACGGTCGGCATTCGCCTGACATTGGGCCGCATGTACCTCCAGCACCAGAACTATGACAAGGCCATTGGCACGTTGAAGCAGTTGCTGGCGGACAACCCCTGGCTTCCGCAGGGCGTCGCGTTGCTGGCCGAGACGTACACGACGGCCGGAAAGCAGAGCGAGGCCATCGCGCTGCTCAAGGATGCCGTCGAGGAGGAGCCGTCCTTCTACGGTGTGCTCGGCGACGCGTACGACAAGCAGCAGCGTTTTGCTGAAGCCGCATCGGCGTACGAGAAGGCCTCCGACGAGAATCCACGTGATGCCGATCTGAAGATCAAGTGGGCGGCCGCGCTGCTGAATCGGTCAGAGACCGCCGGCGCTGAGCGGGCCCGCGATCTGCTGCTCGACGTCACGAAAACGAATCCGAATGCCAGCTGGCCGCTATACCTGCTGGCCCGGGCGCAGCGGTTGCTCCAGGATCTGGACGGAGCCGAGGCCACGGCCCGCCGGATCATGGCCATCAACCCGAGCAGTACATCAGGGGCGCATGCCCTCGCGCAGGTCTTCGAGTCGCGCAGGCAGTACACGAAGATCGTCGAGACGCTCGAACCCGTCGCGAGCACGCCGCAGAAGGGTCGCGAGGCCGACGGGGTGCTGCTGTTGACGCACCTGGGTTTTGCCTATCTCGAGCTTGGCCGGGGCCAGGAGGCTGCCGGAGCGTTTGAGCGCGCGATCCAGATAAACCCAGGCGACGGTGCCCTCAAGACCTATTACGCGCAGGCGCTTGTGCTGGCCAAACAGTACGACCGCGCCATCACGTTGCTCCATGAATTGCGCACTGGCCGGTCCGACGACCTCAGACTGGCCCGACTAGAGGCGGACGCGCTGCGGGGCCAGGGAAAGTTTGACGCCGGCGTTGCGGTGCTTCGGCCTCTGGCGGACGCGACCGGTGCAGGCCCGACCGGCGCGCAGGCGTTGTCGGAGTTTTACGCGTCCGACCACCGCTATGCCGATGCCGCGGCGCTGCTGAAGACCGTTCAGGCAAAGTTCCCGAAGGATCTCAATATCCAGTTCCAGTACGGAGTCATGCTGGAGCGCCTCAAGAAATACGAGGAGGCAGAGCGGATATTCCGACAGGTCATTGCCGCCGACGCCAACCATGCGCCGGCGCTCAACTACCTCGGCTATACGCTGCTCGAGCGGGGCCAGCGTGTCCCCGAGGCGCTGGACTTCATCAAGCGGGCCGTCACGCTCGATCCCTACAACGGGTCATACCTCGACAGCCTGGGCTGGGCCCACTTCAAGCTGCACCAGTTGGATCTGGCGGAGGCGAGCCTCCGCACCGCCGCTGAGCAGTTGGTGAGGGATTCGGTCGTTCAGGATCACTTCGGCGACGTGCTGGCCGCAAAAGGCCGCTTTGCTGAGGCTGTAGCGGCCTGGCGCCGCTCGCTCTCTGGCGACGGCGAGGTGATCGATCGCGCGAAGGTCGAACGCAAGATCCGCGACGCGCAGCCCAAGGTCGGCAAGGAGTGA
- a CDS encoding type II toxin-antitoxin system HicA family toxin: MPRKVRELIRDLEQAGFSERGGKGSHRNFVHPRVTKTVTLSGQLGDDALQYQERAVRLAIEDSKR, translated from the coding sequence TTGCCTCGAAAAGTGCGGGAGCTGATTCGCGACCTCGAGCAGGCAGGTTTCTCCGAACGGGGCGGCAAGGGAAGTCACCGCAATTTTGTCCATCCGCGCGTGACGAAAACAGTGACCCTGTCTGGACAACTCGGTGACGACGCTTTGCAGTATCAGGAAAGAGCGGTACGATTGGCCATTGAGGACTCGAAGCGATGA
- a CDS encoding glycosyltransferase family 9 protein produces MIRLRLIGDVVLTTPVVRTLRRAYPKARLTYLVEPQAAPVVEANPHLDAVVVAPLLSGLARWRTDVALGLRLRRERFDMVIDFHGGPRSSWLALATGAPVRIGYAVAGRGWMYTQQVARQRGHRERHSVHNQWDLLESVVPGAPLLTRASDPVEMPEQAPASARIDAKLRGLGIGPDAELVVIHVGAGNEFRRWPEQSFAEVVAALATARPNRRIILTTGAAQSERAETVRHLASTLGASSVSLTVACDLDLSEVRSLVGRAALFVGGDSGPAHIAATTAVPMVVIYGPTTASVWGPWRDPALVTEIVDVGQLPCRPCDQRTCEPGDFRCLRGISPAAVVAAAERAMARERIRRASNGIV; encoded by the coding sequence TTGATTCGCCTGCGCCTGATCGGGGACGTTGTGCTGACGACCCCGGTTGTCAGGACGCTGCGCCGGGCGTATCCAAAGGCGAGGCTGACCTACCTCGTCGAGCCGCAGGCCGCGCCCGTGGTCGAGGCCAACCCACACCTTGATGCCGTCGTCGTGGCTCCCCTCCTGTCGGGACTCGCGCGATGGCGCACCGACGTGGCGCTCGGCCTGCGCCTGCGGCGCGAGCGGTTCGACATGGTCATCGATTTCCACGGCGGTCCCCGGAGTTCGTGGCTCGCGCTCGCCACCGGCGCGCCCGTGAGGATCGGCTACGCCGTCGCGGGCCGCGGGTGGATGTACACGCAGCAAGTGGCGCGCCAGCGTGGACACCGCGAGCGGCATTCGGTGCACAACCAGTGGGACTTGCTCGAATCGGTGGTGCCCGGCGCACCGCTACTGACACGGGCCTCCGATCCGGTCGAGATGCCGGAGCAGGCGCCAGCCTCCGCGCGGATTGATGCCAAACTGAGGGGGCTGGGGATCGGTCCCGATGCCGAACTTGTTGTCATCCACGTCGGTGCGGGCAACGAGTTCCGGCGCTGGCCTGAGCAGTCGTTTGCCGAAGTCGTGGCGGCGCTGGCCACCGCGCGGCCGAATCGGCGTATCATCCTCACCACCGGCGCCGCGCAGTCCGAACGGGCCGAGACGGTCAGGCACCTGGCCTCGACACTCGGAGCCAGCAGCGTGTCGCTGACCGTCGCGTGCGATCTCGATCTGTCGGAGGTGCGGAGCCTCGTCGGCCGGGCAGCCCTGTTTGTCGGTGGCGACAGCGGCCCGGCGCACATCGCCGCCACGACCGCGGTACCGATGGTGGTGATCTACGGTCCAACAACCGCGTCGGTCTGGGGCCCGTGGCGCGATCCGGCGCTGGTCACCGAGATTGTGGATGTGGGACAGTTGCCCTGTCGCCCGTGCGACCAACGCACCTGCGAACCGGGCGACTTCCGTTGCCTGCGGGGGATCAGCCCGGCAGCCGTGGTGGCCGCCGCCGAGCGCGCGATGGCGCGAGAGCGGATCCGGAGAGCCTCGAACGGAATCGTATGA
- a CDS encoding O-antigen ligase family protein has product MKRVRLEQVAVWSLYGFVGALQWSIFAAEVLVAAMAVCWIAMLVRGRARIDAPPFFWPLVAYAVLTLVSAVFSVEPATSIVDCKQLLLFAVVPATYEIARAGRARTAVTIAITLGAASAVYGVMQYGILHYNNLGQRPHGTMGHYMQYSGLLMLVTTAAAARVLFDTRDRTWSAVVLPALLVALALTFTRSAWVGTSVALAVLLLMKDFRLVGALPILLAVFFALAPPQVTQRMYSMFDLNDPTNRDRVAMLREGARMVAASPLTGMGPNMVERVYVRFRDPEAVERINPHLHNVPMQIAAERGLLALGAWLWFVGSAALGLVAILRRGRSKVLAATGLGAIAGMLGAGMFEHNFGASIFLMFFLVLLTLPFAAERPRCSKSADSPRS; this is encoded by the coding sequence ATGAAGCGCGTGCGTCTTGAACAGGTGGCCGTCTGGTCGCTCTACGGGTTTGTCGGAGCACTCCAGTGGTCGATTTTCGCGGCTGAAGTGCTGGTCGCCGCGATGGCGGTCTGCTGGATCGCGATGCTCGTCAGGGGCCGCGCCCGAATCGATGCGCCACCGTTCTTCTGGCCGCTCGTCGCCTACGCCGTGCTGACGCTGGTGTCGGCGGTCTTCTCGGTCGAGCCGGCGACCAGCATCGTCGACTGCAAGCAGTTGCTGTTGTTCGCGGTCGTCCCGGCCACCTATGAAATCGCCCGCGCAGGCCGCGCGCGCACCGCCGTCACGATCGCCATCACGCTCGGGGCGGCCAGTGCCGTGTACGGCGTCATGCAGTACGGCATCCTGCACTACAACAACCTCGGCCAGCGCCCGCACGGCACGATGGGTCACTACATGCAGTATTCAGGACTGCTGATGCTGGTGACCACCGCGGCAGCCGCCCGCGTCCTGTTCGACACGCGCGACCGCACGTGGTCGGCCGTCGTGCTGCCGGCGCTGCTGGTCGCGCTTGCGCTGACCTTCACGCGCAGCGCCTGGGTGGGCACGAGCGTGGCACTGGCGGTGCTCTTGCTGATGAAGGACTTCCGCCTGGTCGGCGCGCTGCCCATCCTGCTGGCGGTATTCTTCGCGCTGGCTCCGCCCCAGGTGACGCAGCGCATGTACTCGATGTTCGACTTGAACGATCCCACCAATCGGGACCGCGTCGCGATGCTGCGCGAAGGCGCTCGTATGGTGGCCGCCAGCCCGCTGACCGGGATGGGCCCGAATATGGTGGAACGCGTGTACGTCCGCTTCAGGGATCCCGAAGCCGTCGAGCGCATCAATCCGCACCTGCACAACGTGCCGATGCAAATCGCAGCGGAACGCGGCCTGCTCGCCCTCGGGGCATGGCTCTGGTTCGTCGGGAGCGCCGCGCTCGGCCTCGTCGCGATCCTGCGCCGCGGCCGCTCGAAGGTCCTCGCCGCGACAGGGCTCGGCGCCATCGCCGGGATGCTCGGCGCCGGGATGTTCGAACATAACTTCGGTGCGTCGATTTTCCTGATGTTCTTTCTCGTGCTCCTGACGCTGCCGTTCGCCGCCGAACGACCGCGTTGCTCGAAATCCGCCGATTCCCCGAGATCCTAG
- a CDS encoding Trm112 family protein has product MPVNPELLEILVCPACKTSPVVPVNDGAGLKCQACGRVYPVKDDIPVMLIDEATIDGQSSRS; this is encoded by the coding sequence ATGCCTGTCAATCCGGAATTGCTGGAGATTTTGGTGTGCCCCGCCTGCAAGACGTCACCCGTGGTGCCGGTCAACGACGGCGCGGGTCTCAAGTGCCAGGCGTGCGGGAGAGTCTATCCCGTCAAGGACGACATCCCAGTCATGCTGATTGATGAGGCCACGATCGACGGCCAGTCCAGCCGGTCGTGA